From a single Streptomyces misionensis genomic region:
- a CDS encoding SDR family NAD(P)-dependent oxidoreductase translates to MTAADSRRFTGRTAVVTGGSRGIGAAVATRLAAEGAAVVVGYRGNRAAADEVVAAIGARGGRALAHGADVTDPGQIEALVERAVAEFGRLDVLASCAGIEHFGALENLTPADFDHVFAVNTRGQLFAARSAAARMDAGGRIVLTSSVSASRAVFAHTLYAASKAAVEAMVLNLSAELGQRGITINAIAPGGTDTDMAAENATGYQHPLLRGKVSPRQWLSAHGALGRLARPDEIAAGYAYLACDDAAYMTGRTLRVDGGFF, encoded by the coding sequence ATGACGGCAGCGGACAGCCGGCGTTTCACGGGCAGGACCGCGGTGGTGACCGGCGGCAGCAGGGGGATCGGGGCGGCGGTCGCCACCCGACTGGCGGCCGAGGGAGCCGCCGTCGTCGTCGGCTACCGCGGCAACCGCGCGGCGGCCGACGAGGTGGTCGCCGCCATCGGGGCGCGCGGCGGCAGGGCACTGGCGCACGGCGCCGACGTGACCGACCCCGGGCAGATCGAGGCGCTGGTCGAGCGGGCGGTCGCGGAATTCGGCCGACTGGACGTGCTCGCCTCCTGCGCGGGCATCGAGCACTTCGGCGCACTGGAGAACCTGACCCCCGCCGACTTCGACCACGTCTTCGCCGTGAACACCCGCGGACAGCTGTTCGCGGCGCGGTCCGCCGCCGCCCGGATGGACGCGGGCGGCAGGATCGTGCTCACCTCCTCGGTCAGCGCCTCCCGCGCCGTCTTCGCGCACACCCTGTACGCGGCCTCCAAGGCCGCCGTGGAGGCCATGGTCCTGAACCTCTCCGCCGAGCTGGGGCAGCGCGGCATCACGATCAACGCCATCGCTCCCGGCGGCACCGACACCGACATGGCCGCGGAGAACGCGACCGGCTACCAGCACCCCCTGCTGCGCGGCAAGGTGTCACCGCGGCAGTGGCTGTCGGCGCACGGCGCGCTCGGCCGCCTGGCCCGGCCGGACGAGATCGCGGCGGGCTACGCGTACCTCGCCTGCGATGACGCCGCGTACATGACCGGCCGTACCCTGCGCGTGGACGGCGGCTTCTTCTGA
- the proP gene encoding glycine betaine/L-proline transporter ProP translates to MEATDHDSTVDPAAVRRHRMLFRAIEKRRNPKLRRSDITVTDEAAVKRATKAAALGNAMEWYDFGIYSYLAATLGQVFFPSGNHTAQLLSSFATFAVAFLVRPIGGMVLGPLGDKIGRKTILALTMIMMALGTFAIGLIPSHATIGLWAPALLIFFRLVQGFSTGGEYGGASTFIAEYAPDKRRGYFGSFLEFGTLGGYVGASGLVVAMSSFLSDEQMLHWGWRVPFLVAAPLGFIGLYLRLKLDETPAFQKLEGGLAKATEAADSVETSAAADLGKIFTRHWRPLLLCIALVAGYNVTDYMLLSYMPTYLSDELGYDTNHGLLILLIVMVLQMCVINQVGRLSDRFGRKPLLMTGMLGFLFLSVPSFLLIRQGDVALIVLGLLLLGLSLVTMLGTMSAALPAIFPTHVRYGSLSVAYNFSTSLFGGTTPLVITALIGVYHTNLVPAYYAVIAAAVGAIAVLCMKETANKPLEGSPPSVESEAEAAQLVRAQSPDPKF, encoded by the coding sequence ATGGAGGCGACTGACCACGACAGCACGGTGGACCCCGCCGCGGTCAGACGTCACCGCATGCTCTTCAGGGCGATCGAGAAGCGGCGGAATCCGAAGCTGCGCCGCAGCGACATCACCGTGACCGACGAGGCGGCGGTCAAACGCGCCACGAAGGCCGCCGCCCTCGGCAACGCGATGGAGTGGTACGACTTCGGCATCTACAGCTATCTGGCCGCCACTCTCGGCCAGGTCTTCTTCCCCTCGGGCAATCACACGGCCCAGTTGCTCAGCAGCTTCGCCACGTTCGCGGTCGCCTTCCTGGTGCGGCCCATCGGCGGCATGGTCCTCGGGCCGCTCGGCGACAAGATCGGCCGCAAGACCATCCTCGCCCTCACCATGATCATGATGGCGCTGGGCACCTTCGCGATCGGCCTGATCCCCTCGCACGCCACCATCGGCCTGTGGGCCCCGGCCCTGCTGATCTTCTTCCGCCTGGTGCAGGGCTTCTCGACCGGCGGGGAGTACGGCGGCGCCTCCACCTTCATCGCGGAGTACGCGCCGGACAAGCGGCGCGGTTACTTCGGCAGCTTCCTGGAGTTCGGCACACTCGGCGGATACGTCGGAGCCTCCGGCCTCGTCGTCGCCATGAGCAGCTTCCTCAGCGACGAGCAGATGCTGCACTGGGGCTGGCGCGTCCCCTTCCTGGTCGCTGCGCCGCTCGGCTTCATCGGCCTCTACCTGCGGCTCAAGCTGGACGAGACGCCCGCCTTCCAGAAGCTGGAGGGCGGCCTGGCCAAGGCGACCGAGGCGGCCGACTCCGTGGAGACGTCGGCCGCGGCGGACCTCGGCAAGATCTTCACCCGTCACTGGCGCCCGCTGCTGCTGTGCATCGCGCTCGTCGCGGGGTACAACGTCACCGACTACATGCTGCTGTCGTACATGCCGACGTACCTGTCCGACGAACTGGGCTACGACACCAATCACGGCCTGTTGATCCTGCTGATCGTGATGGTCCTCCAGATGTGCGTCATCAACCAGGTCGGACGCCTCTCGGACCGCTTCGGCCGCAAGCCGCTGCTCATGACGGGGATGCTCGGTTTCCTCTTCCTGTCGGTGCCGTCCTTCCTGCTCATCCGGCAGGGTGATGTCGCCCTGATCGTCCTGGGCCTGCTACTGCTGGGCCTGTCCCTGGTGACCATGCTGGGCACCATGTCGGCGGCGCTCCCGGCGATCTTCCCCACCCATGTGCGCTACGGCTCGCTCTCGGTCGCCTACAACTTCTCCACCTCGCTCTTCGGCGGCACGACCCCGCTGGTGATCACCGCGCTGATCGGCGTGTACCACACCAACCTGGTGCCGGCGTACTACGCGGTGATCGCCGCCGCGGTGGGCGCCATCGCCGTCCTGTGCATGAAGGAGACCGCCAACAAGCCCCTGGAAGGCTCCCCGCCGTCGGTGGAATCGGAGGCCGAGGCCGCTCAGCTGGTCAGGGCCCAGTCGCCCGACCCGAAGTTCTGA
- a CDS encoding LacI family DNA-binding transcriptional regulator, which yields MAAGGGRGGRPTLEMVAARAGVGRGTVSRVVNGSPHVSAQARAAVEAAIAELGYVPNRAARALAADRTDAVALVIPESETRLGAEPYFLDIVRGVSTELADTDMQLLLTLIRTPRERQRLAQHLEARRVDGVLLVSVHEDDPLPSLLERLQVPTVLNGRRSEREWMSYVDADNVGGARSAAEHLLALGRRSVATITGPLDMYVARCRLDGYTQAVEAAGLGRGPSLVAHGDFTEEGGRAAMRALLERHPGIDAVFAASDVMASGALHVLRQSGRRVPEDVALVGFDDSAVARHADPPLTSVRQPTEDMGRTMARVLLEQIESRTGPRRHVVLSTELVRRESA from the coding sequence ATGGCTGCGGGCGGGGGGCGCGGCGGCCGGCCGACGCTGGAGATGGTCGCCGCGCGGGCCGGTGTCGGACGGGGCACGGTGTCCCGGGTGGTCAACGGTTCTCCGCATGTCAGCGCCCAGGCGCGGGCGGCGGTGGAGGCGGCGATCGCGGAGCTGGGGTACGTGCCCAACCGTGCGGCCCGGGCGCTGGCCGCCGACCGCACGGACGCGGTGGCCCTCGTCATCCCCGAGTCGGAGACCCGGCTCGGCGCCGAGCCGTACTTCCTGGACATCGTGCGCGGTGTGAGCACCGAACTGGCTGACACGGACATGCAGTTGCTGCTCACCCTCATCCGCACGCCCCGCGAACGACAGCGCCTCGCCCAGCACTTGGAGGCCCGCCGGGTCGACGGCGTGCTGCTGGTGTCGGTGCACGAGGACGACCCGCTGCCCAGCCTGCTGGAACGGCTCCAGGTGCCCACGGTGCTCAACGGCCGCCGCTCGGAGCGCGAATGGATGTCCTACGTCGACGCCGACAACGTCGGCGGCGCGCGGTCGGCGGCGGAACACCTGCTCGCCCTCGGCCGGCGGAGCGTCGCCACCATCACCGGGCCCCTGGACATGTACGTCGCCCGGTGCCGGCTCGACGGATACACCCAGGCCGTGGAGGCCGCCGGTCTCGGCCGTGGCCCCTCGCTGGTCGCCCACGGCGACTTCACGGAGGAGGGCGGCCGCGCGGCCATGCGGGCCCTGCTGGAGCGGCACCCCGGCATCGACGCCGTGTTCGCCGCCTCGGACGTGATGGCCAGCGGCGCCCTGCACGTGCTGCGCCAGTCGGGGCGGCGCGTGCCCGAGGACGTGGCGCTGGTCGGCTTCGACGACTCGGCGGTGGCCCGGCACGCGGACCCGCCGCTCACCAGCGTGCGCCAGCCGACCGAGGACATGGGCCGCACCATGGCCCGGGTGCTGCTGGAGCAGATCGAGTCCCGCACCGGCCCCCGGCGCCATGTGGTGCTGTCGACGGAACTGGTGCGGCGCGAGTCCGCGTGA
- a CDS encoding SDR family NAD(P)-dependent oxidoreductase — translation MSRQDSQVWFITGSSRGLGRALVTAALAAGDRVVATARRPESLAADFAGYGDRVLPLPLDVTSADAARAAVEAAVAHFGRIDVLVNNAGYANVSPIETTDDDDFRAQFETNFWGVYHVTKAALPTLRRQGAGTVVQFSSVGGRVGGSPGIASYQAAKFAVDGFSRVLAAETAPFGVRVMVVEPSGFATDWAGASMTVHTVPDAYDATVGAMNRLMRQNTAGAAGDPDRAAEIVVRTVHGGEVPGHLLLGVNAVTMALDHSRRQLAEATAWEAVSRSADFGEPYPVRLPSGEPE, via the coding sequence ATGAGTCGACAGGATTCCCAGGTCTGGTTCATCACCGGTTCCTCGCGCGGCCTCGGCCGCGCCCTCGTCACCGCCGCCCTGGCGGCCGGAGACCGCGTCGTGGCCACCGCCCGGCGCCCCGAGTCCCTCGCGGCGGACTTCGCCGGGTACGGCGACCGCGTCCTCCCCCTCCCCCTCGACGTCACCAGCGCGGACGCGGCGCGCGCGGCCGTCGAGGCCGCCGTCGCCCACTTCGGGCGCATCGACGTGCTGGTCAACAACGCCGGGTACGCGAACGTGTCCCCCATCGAGACGACGGACGACGACGACTTCCGCGCCCAGTTCGAGACGAACTTCTGGGGCGTCTACCACGTCACCAAGGCCGCGCTGCCCACCCTGCGCCGACAGGGGGCGGGCACCGTGGTGCAGTTCTCCTCGGTCGGCGGGCGGGTCGGCGGATCGCCGGGCATCGCGTCCTACCAGGCGGCCAAGTTCGCCGTGGACGGCTTCAGCAGGGTGCTGGCGGCGGAGACCGCGCCGTTCGGCGTGCGGGTCATGGTGGTCGAGCCGAGCGGCTTCGCCACCGACTGGGCGGGCGCCTCCATGACCGTGCACACCGTGCCCGACGCGTACGACGCGACCGTGGGCGCGATGAACCGGCTGATGCGGCAGAACACGGCCGGCGCGGCCGGGGACCCGGACCGCGCCGCCGAGATCGTCGTACGGACCGTGCACGGCGGCGAGGTCCCGGGCCATCTCCTCCTCGGGGTGAACGCCGTGACCATGGCGCTGGACCATTCCCGGCGGCAGCTCGCCGAGGCGACCGCCTGGGAGGCGGTGAGCCGCTCGGCCGACTTCGGCGAGCCCTACCCGGTGCGCCTGCCGTCCGGGGAGCCCGAGTAG
- a CDS encoding PP2C family protein-serine/threonine phosphatase — protein sequence MPEEPRRPKAAAGRLALALEALGRSPDGAGPEELSTQVRQLALGQRRLRRLLDAVVAMSEDMDLRAVLRHIVEAATDLVGARYGALGVLGSDGEFVDLITVGVDEERMLAESGLPQGHGLLVGLLADLKPMRVADVGADPRSVGFPVGHPMMTTLLGVPLMVRGRAYGNLYLADKSDGAPFTDDDEAILTALASVASVSIENARLYEDLKQAAMHFQLRMLPELPDLSPLAVEVRYEPASELPRLGGDWYDALTLPDGAVCLVVGDVTGHAVAAAPVMGQIRNMLRALAYDHGGPPSLVVTKLDRALTMFTEPPTATLVLARVEHTGGEYVLRWSNAGHPPPLLVEADGTTHFLAPARHGLPVGVEPSFGRYDDEHRLPAGSTLLLFTDGLVERRGEDIDATLAELADQAARLAGVPLRRLCAELVTGRGQLFDDDVTLLALRLPGEDPVRTSGRATGP from the coding sequence ATGCCGGAGGAACCGCGGCGGCCGAAGGCGGCGGCCGGGCGCCTGGCCCTGGCGCTGGAGGCGCTGGGCCGGTCGCCGGACGGAGCGGGGCCCGAAGAGCTGAGCACGCAGGTGCGGCAGCTGGCCCTCGGCCAGCGGCGGCTGCGCAGGCTTCTGGACGCGGTCGTGGCCATGAGCGAGGACATGGACCTGCGTGCCGTGCTCCGGCACATCGTGGAGGCGGCCACCGATCTGGTCGGAGCCCGGTACGGGGCGCTGGGGGTGCTCGGCTCGGACGGCGAGTTCGTCGATCTGATCACCGTGGGCGTGGACGAGGAGCGGATGCTGGCGGAGTCGGGGCTGCCGCAGGGGCACGGCCTGCTGGTCGGGCTGCTCGCGGACCTCAAGCCCATGCGAGTCGCCGACGTCGGCGCCGATCCCCGCTCGGTGGGCTTCCCGGTCGGCCACCCGATGATGACCACCTTGCTGGGAGTCCCGCTGATGGTGCGGGGCAGGGCGTACGGCAACCTGTATCTGGCGGACAAGAGCGACGGCGCGCCGTTCACCGATGACGACGAGGCCATCCTGACCGCGCTGGCCAGTGTGGCGAGCGTCAGTATCGAGAACGCCCGTCTGTACGAGGACCTCAAGCAGGCCGCGATGCACTTCCAGCTGCGCATGCTGCCCGAGCTGCCGGATCTGAGCCCGCTCGCGGTGGAGGTCCGCTACGAACCGGCCTCCGAGCTGCCCCGCCTCGGCGGGGACTGGTACGACGCGCTGACCCTGCCGGACGGTGCCGTCTGTCTCGTGGTCGGCGACGTCACCGGTCACGCGGTGGCGGCCGCCCCGGTGATGGGACAGATCCGCAACATGCTGCGCGCGCTGGCCTACGACCACGGCGGGCCGCCCAGCCTGGTCGTCACGAAGCTGGACCGCGCCCTGACGATGTTCACCGAGCCGCCCACGGCCACGCTGGTGCTCGCCCGGGTCGAGCACACCGGCGGGGAGTACGTCCTGCGCTGGAGCAACGCCGGGCACCCCCCGCCACTGCTGGTCGAGGCGGACGGCACGACCCATTTCCTCGCCCCGGCCCGCCACGGGCTCCCGGTGGGCGTCGAGCCTTCGTTCGGCCGCTACGACGACGAGCACCGGCTGCCGGCCGGGAGCACCCTGCTGCTGTTCACCGACGGGCTGGTGGAGCGCCGGGGCGAGGACATCGACGCGACCCTGGCCGAACTGGCCGACCAGGCCGCCCGGCTGGCCGGCGTCCCGTTGCGGCGGCTGTGCGCCGAGCTGGTCACGGGCCGCGGCCAGCTGTTCGACGACGACGTCACCCTGCTCGCCCTGCGGCTTCCCGGGGAGGACCCGGTCAGAACTTCGGGTCGGGCGACTGGGCCCTGA
- a CDS encoding TetR/AcrR family transcriptional regulator — translation MTQQPRSGTRRPASGGPKAAARNRAALVAAAREVFAEHGLDAPLSAIARRAGVGQGVLYRHFPDRAAVATAVLEENVRQIEQAAQEADLARVLGVLTWHLVQSAAFISVLHGDAAADPSAVHAYAAALSRRVEQALRGRLPEGHPLAAEPDDLMIAVGMVSGAVTGSPRPHRERRARAAWRLLGVEVGPVRPFEG, via the coding sequence GTGACGCAGCAACCCAGGTCCGGCACCCGCAGGCCCGCCAGTGGCGGCCCCAAGGCCGCCGCTCGCAACCGGGCCGCTCTCGTCGCCGCCGCCCGTGAGGTCTTCGCGGAGCACGGCCTGGACGCCCCGCTGTCCGCGATCGCGCGCCGGGCGGGGGTCGGCCAGGGCGTGCTGTACCGGCACTTCCCCGACCGGGCCGCCGTGGCGACCGCGGTCCTGGAGGAGAACGTCCGTCAGATCGAACAGGCGGCGCAAGAAGCGGACCTCGCCCGCGTCCTCGGCGTGCTGACCTGGCACCTGGTGCAGTCCGCGGCCTTCATCAGCGTCCTGCACGGCGACGCGGCGGCCGACCCCTCCGCCGTCCACGCGTACGCGGCGGCGCTGTCCCGGCGGGTCGAGCAGGCCCTGCGCGGACGTCTGCCGGAGGGTCATCCGCTCGCTGCGGAGCCCGACGACCTGATGATCGCCGTCGGCATGGTCTCGGGCGCCGTCACCGGTTCCCCCCGTCCGCACCGGGAACGCCGGGCACGGGCGGCATGGCGGCTGCTCGGTGTCGAGGTGGGCCCGGTGCGGCCCTTCGAAGGGTGA
- a CDS encoding DUF2993 domain-containing protein, protein MRTPHTPTHHTAHSDGPSPGEVPPARSPYDELAALADDPAAGPPAGFLAEDDPVRRRQGDDEDPWEPPNHRRRGRRRNRATGLPTLFRLLVWLLTAACLVALADRWALLYAERQAADRLKDRLHLTAAPEVRIGGFPFLTQLAARRLDSVEVTVPDVPAERVTLTQVTATARDIRIDGDGPTAVRGALVRQVHGQVLLSFADMNRELGASQVSFSAHGPGRIRAVGALRVAGNDVRVRADARVRREGERGIATSVDGMRLDIGDLATYRPGTGRAEGLHLTRSAARRISREADKVKAMLGVPEIVHRMGVPQHTVNAALHDEDELHRLTGAPRFLHQLTRVNLVDVALAHPEVLKRLGLDLSLLTSLGKLTRPQIADRFRFSFKIPNPPSGDLRLQSVSVDKDGIHVHVGGTGLLLGK, encoded by the coding sequence ATGCGTACCCCCCACACACCGACGCATCACACCGCTCACTCCGACGGACCCTCACCCGGCGAGGTTCCCCCCGCCCGAAGTCCGTACGACGAGCTGGCCGCCCTCGCGGACGATCCGGCGGCCGGTCCGCCGGCCGGCTTCCTCGCCGAGGACGACCCCGTTCGGCGACGACAAGGCGACGACGAGGACCCCTGGGAGCCACCCAATCACAGGCGCCGGGGCCGCCGCCGCAACCGGGCCACCGGCCTGCCCACCCTGTTCAGGCTGCTGGTCTGGCTGCTCACCGCCGCCTGCCTCGTCGCCCTCGCCGACCGCTGGGCGCTGCTGTACGCCGAGCGCCAGGCCGCCGACCGGCTCAAGGACCGGCTGCATCTGACCGCCGCCCCCGAGGTGCGGATCGGCGGCTTCCCGTTCCTGACCCAACTGGCCGCCCGGCGGCTGGACTCGGTCGAGGTCACCGTCCCGGACGTGCCGGCCGAGCGGGTCACCCTGACCCAGGTCACCGCCACCGCACGCGACATACGCATCGACGGCGACGGGCCGACCGCCGTACGCGGGGCCCTTGTGCGGCAGGTGCACGGCCAGGTGCTGCTGTCGTTCGCGGACATGAACCGCGAACTGGGCGCCTCGCAGGTGTCGTTCAGCGCCCACGGCCCGGGCCGGATCCGCGCGGTGGGCGCCCTGCGCGTCGCCGGGAACGACGTGCGGGTGCGCGCCGACGCCCGGGTCCGGCGCGAGGGCGAGCGCGGCATCGCCACCTCCGTGGACGGGATGCGGCTGGACATCGGCGACCTCGCGACGTACCGGCCCGGCACCGGCCGCGCCGAGGGCCTGCACCTCACCCGGTCCGCGGCGCGCCGGATCTCCCGGGAGGCGGACAAGGTCAAGGCGATGCTGGGCGTGCCGGAGATCGTGCACCGCATGGGCGTACCGCAGCACACGGTGAACGCCGCGCTGCACGACGAGGACGAGCTGCACCGGCTGACGGGCGCGCCGCGCTTCCTGCACCAGCTGACCCGGGTGAACCTGGTGGACGTGGCGCTCGCCCACCCCGAGGTCCTCAAGCGGCTCGGTCTCGACCTGTCCCTGCTCACTTCCCTGGGCAAGCTCACCCGCCCGCAGATCGCCGACCGGTTCCGCTTCTCCTTCAAGATCCCGAACCCGCCCTCCGGCGACCTGCGCCTCCAGAGCGTGTCGGTGGACAAGGACGGCATCCACGTCCACGTCGGCGGGACCGGGCTGCTCCTGGGCAAGTGA
- a CDS encoding TetR family transcriptional regulator, with protein MSEPAFRRARSAEAKQAREAAILEAARELGRARGVREVTLTDIAAAVGMHKSALLRYFETREQIFLALTAEGWREWSAELRGDLARRAQATPAEVAAVIAGTLARRPMFCDLLAQAPLNLERNVSIESVRSFKLVTLEEVELIGGELGRLLGLDELESVDTIATATGLAGALWQMATPGPRLRELYTSDPRLGHAVVEVEPRLTRVLTACLTGLGVRSAATN; from the coding sequence ATGAGTGAGCCCGCCTTTCGACGTGCGCGCAGCGCCGAGGCCAAGCAGGCCCGGGAAGCCGCCATCCTGGAAGCGGCCCGGGAGCTCGGCCGGGCCCGTGGCGTACGGGAGGTCACCCTCACCGACATCGCCGCGGCCGTGGGCATGCACAAGTCCGCGCTGCTGCGCTATTTCGAGACGCGGGAGCAGATCTTCCTCGCGCTGACCGCCGAGGGGTGGCGGGAGTGGTCCGCCGAACTGCGCGGCGACCTGGCCCGGCGGGCGCAGGCCACGCCCGCCGAGGTCGCTGCCGTGATCGCGGGCACGCTGGCGCGGCGCCCCATGTTCTGCGACCTGCTCGCCCAGGCGCCGCTGAACCTGGAGCGCAACGTGTCGATCGAGTCGGTGCGCTCCTTCAAGCTGGTCACGCTGGAGGAGGTCGAGCTGATCGGCGGCGAACTGGGCCGGCTGCTCGGTCTCGACGAGCTGGAGAGCGTCGACACGATCGCCACGGCGACCGGGCTGGCGGGCGCGCTGTGGCAGATGGCCACGCCCGGCCCGCGCCTGCGCGAGCTGTACACGAGCGACCCCCGGCTCGGCCACGCCGTGGTGGAGGTGGAGCCGCGGCTGACCCGGGTGCTGACCGCCTGTCTGACGGGGCTCGGCGTACGGTCCGCCGCGACGAACTGA
- a CDS encoding MFS transporter, whose product MTASTPTTGGRGQGAREAGYEPDPRRWRALWVTLVAGFMSLLDVTIVAVALPTMQRDLHASPAQVQWVVSGYALTFALALVTAGRLGDALDRRRIFLLALSGFVLFSAVCGAAPDITLLVVARLAQGLAAGFMAPQNSALIQQLFRGAERGRAFGFFGATVGISSAAGPITGGAILALASGADGWRWVFYVNVPIGILAVLLGRRLLPRVQGSGRGHVDAFGVLLLGVGVLALMYPLVQADSGGIGRVWWLFPVGAVVLAGFVQWQRRVVAKGRQPLLDPRLFSTVRGYAIGAGVGTLYFIGFSGVWLVFALFYQHGLGFSPLRSGLAVTPFALGSACAAVVAGRLVDRLGRLLTVCGLAGVIAGLGGTALLLHYVDLGIAPWVAAPVLFLGGIGGGFVVSPNITMTLRDVPVSMAGAAGGALQTGQRLGAAVGTAALPGLYYLELGRHNDYRGAVVLALAAALIGMVASLALAAFDWQRDRLIRPRHRKCPQEVANSPVHSRQS is encoded by the coding sequence GTGACAGCGTCGACGCCGACCACAGGCGGCCGTGGTCAGGGGGCTCGGGAAGCCGGGTACGAGCCCGATCCGCGCCGGTGGCGCGCCTTGTGGGTCACGCTCGTGGCCGGCTTCATGAGCCTGCTGGACGTGACGATCGTGGCGGTCGCCCTGCCCACCATGCAGCGCGATCTGCATGCCTCCCCCGCTCAGGTGCAGTGGGTGGTGTCCGGATACGCGCTCACCTTCGCCCTCGCGCTCGTCACCGCGGGACGGCTCGGCGACGCGCTGGACAGGCGCCGCATCTTCCTGCTGGCGCTGAGCGGGTTCGTGCTGTTCAGCGCCGTCTGCGGGGCGGCCCCCGACATCACGCTGCTGGTGGTGGCGCGGCTCGCGCAGGGCCTCGCGGCGGGGTTCATGGCGCCGCAGAACTCGGCGCTGATCCAGCAGTTGTTCCGCGGTGCGGAGCGCGGGCGCGCCTTCGGGTTCTTCGGGGCGACCGTCGGCATCTCCTCCGCCGCCGGGCCCATCACCGGCGGCGCCATCCTGGCGCTGGCCTCGGGCGCCGACGGCTGGCGCTGGGTGTTCTACGTCAACGTGCCCATCGGCATCCTGGCGGTGCTGCTCGGCCGCCGGCTGCTGCCCCGCGTACAGGGGTCCGGGCGGGGGCACGTGGACGCGTTCGGTGTGCTGCTCCTCGGTGTGGGTGTGCTGGCGCTGATGTACCCGCTGGTCCAGGCCGACTCCGGGGGCATCGGCCGGGTGTGGTGGCTGTTCCCGGTCGGCGCCGTCGTCCTCGCCGGTTTCGTCCAGTGGCAGCGGCGGGTGGTGGCCAAGGGGAGGCAGCCACTGCTCGATCCACGGCTGTTCAGCACCGTGCGCGGCTATGCGATCGGCGCGGGTGTGGGCACGCTGTACTTCATCGGTTTCAGCGGGGTGTGGCTGGTCTTCGCCCTGTTCTACCAGCACGGCCTCGGCTTCTCGCCGTTGCGTTCCGGGCTCGCGGTGACCCCCTTCGCCCTCGGCTCGGCGTGCGCGGCCGTGGTCGCCGGCCGGCTGGTGGACCGGCTGGGCAGGCTGCTGACCGTGTGCGGGCTCGCGGGTGTGATCGCCGGGCTGGGCGGCACGGCGCTGCTGCTGCACTACGTGGACCTCGGCATCGCGCCCTGGGTCGCCGCCCCGGTGCTGTTCCTCGGCGGTATCGGCGGCGGGTTCGTGGTCTCCCCCAACATCACCATGACGCTGCGGGACGTGCCGGTGAGCATGGCGGGCGCGGCGGGCGGCGCGCTGCAGACCGGGCAGCGGCTCGGGGCGGCGGTGGGCACGGCCGCGCTGCCGGGCCTCTACTATCTGGAGCTCGGCCGGCACAACGACTATCGGGGCGCCGTCGTCCTGGCCCTCGCGGCCGCGCTCATCGGCATGGTGGCGTCCCTGGCCCTCGCGGCGTTCGACTGGCAGCGGGACCGGCTGATCCGGCCGCGGCACCGCAAGTGCCCGCAGGAGGTGGCCAACAGCCCGGTGCACTCGCGGCAGTCGTGA